The genomic segment GTATTCCGCCTCGATAAAATTCATCGTAGGATTACCGATAAAGTCGCCGACAAATATACACGACGGCTTATTGTACATCTCAAGCGGAGCGGCGTATTGCTTTAACAGTCCCTTTTCCATAATGCAGACCTTCGTAGAAAGCGTCATCGCTTCCAACTGATCATGCGTAACATACACAAATGTGGAATCGGTAGTGCTGTGCAGCCGTTTCAGTTCAACCCGTATTTCCGTCCTCAGCTTTGCATCAAGGTTTGACAGCGGCTCATCCATAAATAAAATTTTTGGATTGGGAGCAAGCGTTCGCGCAATGGCAACCCGCTGCTGTTGACCGCCTGAAAGCTCACTCGGATATCTTTTTTCAAATTGCTCGATTTTCAGCAAGGCAAGCAGCTCCGCCACCCGTTCTCTGATGCGCCGGCTATCCCACTTTAAGTTTTGCAAGCCGAATGCAATATTTTGATACACCGTCATGTGCGGCCACAACGCATAGTTTTGAAACAAAAAGCCGACATTCCGTTTTGACGGCGGCACATTGATTCCTTTCTCCGAATCGAAGACGGGTGTGCCGTCGATAATAATCTTTCCCGATGTAGGCGTTTCCAGTCCCGCAATCATCCGGAGCGTTGTCGTTTTTCCGCAACCGGAAGGACCAAGCAGCGTTACAAATGCACGGTCGTCTATTGTCATATTGAGGTTATCAACGCCGACAAATTTTCCCCATTGCTTTGTCACCTGTTCCAATATAATCTCAGACATCTTATTTTCCTCCTATGCCTTTCGTAACGCTTGCGCCTGTCAATTTATTCACCACCCAGTTGATAAGCAGCACGATAATGACAATCAATAAGTTTAACGCATTGCCGTACTGAGAATATCCTTTTTCGTTGTAATACATCAGCAGGGTTGTTGTAATGAAATTGCTATCCACAATCAAAAGCACGAACAAAGACAGTTCGCGCATACACGAGATAAACGGCAAAAGATATCCCGACAAGAAACTCGGTTTTTGAATCGGAAAGATAATTTTCAGCATCCGTTTCCACCACGGCGTATTGGTTAAAATTGTGGCTTCTTCTATTTCACCTGACAGCTGCAGCATCGCGCCTGTAGCGGACTTCGTTGCAAAAGGCATATATTTAATAGCACCGACTAACACGAGCAGAAAAAACGACCCGTATAAAAACGACCAGTTAACCGACAGGGCAAGGTACGCCATACCGAACGCCATCGAAGGAATAAGATACGGAATAAACGCGAGTGTGCTCACGATTTTTGATAGCTTGGAATGCCGTTTGTTTACAACCGCATAGCCGACCAACAGTCCGCACGTACCGGCAATCAGTGCGCAGGCAAGTGAGAGCAGTAAGCTATGCCACAGCGCACTCCATACATGCGCATTGACCAAAATACCGCCTTCCCAGTTATAGTATTGCGCTTGCAGAGCTTGCGAATTGGGATCACCGATCCAGAAATTAAACGACATATTGCCGAGTGTATAATTACCGGCGCTTTTCAGTACCGATTCCAGTGCAAAGGTGATCATCGGCAGAATGGAGATAGCGAAGACGATAAGAAGACCTGCTGCTGCAAGCGGCCGCCGCGCTGCTTTCAAATTGATGAATGATACTTGCGAACTCTTGCCGGTTACCGTTGTGTATGACTTTCGTTTTCCGGTAAACAGGTTGTTGATGCCCAGTACGAATAACCCTAATACTACCAGCACGATACCGACGGCATAGCCTTGCGCCGGATATGCCTGATTAAAATAGGTCATCGAGGTAGTTAACGTCATAAAGCCGATAGGAGTACCGAGAAAAACG from the Treponema medium genome contains:
- a CDS encoding ABC transporter permease, which codes for MKPMTLTVKRAGNKLKAFFSQPSNIILTVALILLGVTTIFPLISMIIESFTVHLREALFHGEPAGSISLSGWKSLLLTSEYNYSKNYFYVPLFNSISMALIASAVAIVIGGVFAWFINRTNIPLKKPISALLLFPYIMPSWTIALFWHNMFANVTVHGCSANGIIASLFHIYAPEWFVYGRFPIGMTLGIHYAPFAYILIGGILKNMDANLEEAATILKTPRWRILTKITLPIVAPAMMNTFLLVFASSVSVYAVPVFLGTPIGFMTLTTSMTYFNQAYPAQGYAVGIVLVVLGLFVLGINNLFTGKRKSYTTVTGKSSQVSFINLKAARRPLAAAGLLIVFAISILPMITFALESVLKSAGNYTLGNMSFNFWIGDPNSQALQAQYYNWEGGILVNAHVWSALWHSLLLSLACALIAGTCGLLVGYAVVNKRHSKLSKIVSTLAFIPYLIPSMAFGMAYLALSVNWSFLYGSFFLLVLVGAIKYMPFATKSATGAMLQLSGEIEEATILTNTPWWKRMLKIIFPIQKPSFLSGYLLPFISCMRELSLFVLLIVDSNFITTTLLMYYNEKGYSQYGNALNLLIVIIVLLINWVVNKLTGASVTKGIGGK
- a CDS encoding ABC transporter ATP-binding protein, whose protein sequence is MSEIILEQVTKQWGKFVGVDNLNMTIDDRAFVTLLGPSGCGKTTTLRMIAGLETPTSGKIIIDGTPVFDSEKGINVPPSKRNVGFLFQNYALWPHMTVYQNIAFGLQNLKWDSRRIRERVAELLALLKIEQFEKRYPSELSGGQQQRVAIARTLAPNPKILFMDEPLSNLDAKLRTEIRVELKRLHSTTDSTFVYVTHDQLEAMTLSTKVCIMEKGLLKQYAAPLEMYNKPSCIFVGDFIGNPTMNFIEAEYRKGTIQFCGLQAEFVSDTPLPFEEKSVILGIRPEYVQISEHGSAEGTVFSTLPAGMETTVKINSHGTILTSVVFGSVDYDIDKKVSFDFSGNSIILFDKETEANIAMGHLGISKTQG